A genomic stretch from Halalkalibacillus sediminis includes:
- a CDS encoding MATE family efflux transporter: protein MYKTFSIKEKLSLFMRILMPILITQVGIYLMNFFDVVMSGQVSANDLAGVAIGSSVWIPILTGVNGIMLALSPIVAQLLGGDKRDEIPSVVKQGIYLAITISIIIFVIGAFILKPGLGYLAIDPSVENVAYYYLVALGFGMIPLFVFNLLRCFIDALGQTKISMFVILIALPLNVFFNYLFIFGNWGVPALGGIGAGVASAITYLCTALITMFILQRMHPFRAFNIFSNWVRPSLTAFKEQLKIGVPIGVTIFFETSIFAAVTLFISAYNTETIAAHQAAMNYATIFYMVPLAIAMALTIAVGFEVGAKRYQDAKVYSQIGISSGFLFAILAGIFIFVFREEASKLYSQDPGVISLTQQFLIYAIFFQLSDGFGTPIQGALRGYKDVNVTLGIAFVSFWVIGLPSGILIANFTNLGPFGYWMGLIIGLGAGAIALISRLINQLKIYSAKKS, encoded by the coding sequence ATGTATAAAACCTTTTCCATCAAAGAGAAATTATCTTTATTCATGCGTATACTTATGCCAATTTTAATCACCCAGGTCGGTATATACCTGATGAATTTCTTCGATGTCGTCATGTCAGGCCAAGTTAGTGCCAATGACTTGGCAGGAGTCGCCATCGGTTCATCAGTATGGATTCCTATTTTAACGGGTGTGAATGGAATCATGCTTGCTCTCTCGCCAATAGTCGCTCAATTATTAGGCGGAGATAAGCGAGATGAAATCCCTTCTGTGGTGAAACAAGGAATTTACCTAGCCATCACTATTTCAATAATTATTTTCGTGATTGGAGCTTTCATTTTAAAACCAGGTCTCGGATACCTAGCCATTGATCCGTCTGTTGAAAATGTGGCCTATTACTATTTGGTCGCCCTAGGCTTCGGAATGATTCCGTTGTTCGTATTCAATCTACTTCGGTGTTTCATTGACGCTTTAGGACAAACCAAGATCTCCATGTTCGTTATCTTGATCGCTCTTCCGCTCAATGTTTTCTTCAATTACCTTTTCATTTTCGGTAATTGGGGAGTACCTGCATTAGGAGGTATTGGGGCAGGAGTCGCTTCAGCCATCACCTATTTATGCACGGCGTTGATCACCATGTTCATTCTTCAAAGAATGCACCCATTTCGTGCTTTTAACATTTTCAGTAATTGGGTGAGACCATCATTGACAGCTTTTAAGGAACAGTTGAAGATTGGTGTTCCGATTGGTGTGACGATTTTCTTTGAAACAAGTATTTTTGCTGCCGTAACATTATTTATTAGTGCGTATAATACTGAGACAATTGCAGCACACCAGGCGGCTATGAACTACGCAACGATTTTCTACATGGTTCCACTTGCTATAGCTATGGCCCTTACTATCGCAGTTGGGTTTGAAGTTGGAGCGAAACGCTATCAAGATGCAAAAGTTTATAGCCAAATAGGAATTAGTTCCGGCTTTCTTTTCGCAATTCTTGCAGGGATTTTCATCTTTGTTTTTCGCGAAGAAGCTTCAAAATTATATAGCCAAGATCCAGGGGTCATTTCGCTTACCCAGCAATTTTTGATATATGCTATTTTCTTTCAGCTGTCTGATGGATTCGGCACCCCGATTCAAGGAGCACTTCGAGGTTACAAAGATGTAAATGTCACTCTAGGAATAGCATTTGTTTCATTTTGGGTGATTGGTCTTCCATCTGGTATATTGATTGCGAACTTCACGAACCTGGGCCCATTCGGTTATTGGATGGGACTGATTATTGGTCTTGGTGCTGGTGCGATTGCATTGATTTCGCGATTAATTAATCAATTAAAGATATATTCCGCAAAAAAATCATAA
- a CDS encoding undecaprenyldiphospho-muramoylpentapeptide beta-N-acetylglucosaminyltransferase, with amino-acid sequence MNKETIVFTGGGTAGHVVVNLALIPEFINKGYDVHYIGSYEGIEKELIEGLNGVTYHSIATGKLRRYMSKENFKDPFRVLKGIMQARKLIKKLKPRIVFSKGGFVSVPVVMAAKMTGTPSIIHESDYTPGLANRIASNFANYVLTTFPETNQHLSQKKAKNVGAIVREELFEGDKEMAFQLTGLTSEKPIIMVMGGSAGAQKINQAVRESLPTLLKEFQLIHLCGKGNVDEATKQRGYVQFEYVTDELKDLFAATDLVVSRAGSNAIFEFLALKKPMLLIPLSKQASRGDQILNANSFKKRGYAEVLEEEELDSNSLIDSLKHLQENREKFQTNMSAYQPQQSKDEVIDLILKTMK; translated from the coding sequence TTGAACAAAGAAACGATTGTTTTTACTGGTGGAGGGACTGCAGGTCACGTTGTGGTGAACCTTGCTTTGATTCCTGAATTTATTAATAAAGGCTACGATGTACACTATATAGGCTCCTATGAAGGAATTGAAAAAGAGCTGATTGAAGGTCTCAACGGTGTGACTTACCATTCTATAGCGACAGGTAAGTTGAGAAGGTATATGTCTAAAGAAAACTTCAAAGATCCTTTCCGTGTATTGAAAGGGATCATGCAAGCGAGAAAATTGATAAAAAAATTGAAGCCGAGGATCGTTTTCTCAAAGGGAGGGTTCGTTTCCGTACCTGTTGTGATGGCAGCTAAAATGACTGGAACCCCTTCAATTATTCACGAATCAGATTATACACCAGGACTTGCTAACCGTATTGCATCCAATTTTGCTAATTACGTGTTGACCACTTTCCCTGAAACCAACCAACATCTATCACAGAAAAAAGCCAAAAATGTTGGCGCGATTGTCCGGGAGGAGTTGTTTGAGGGAGATAAGGAAATGGCCTTTCAATTAACAGGGTTGACTTCTGAGAAACCTATCATCATGGTGATGGGTGGGAGTGCTGGTGCACAGAAAATAAATCAAGCTGTTAGAGAGTCTTTACCTACTTTGCTCAAAGAATTTCAGTTGATACATTTATGCGGTAAGGGTAATGTCGATGAAGCGACTAAACAACGTGGCTACGTCCAGTTTGAGTATGTTACTGATGAATTAAAGGACCTATTTGCTGCAACAGATCTAGTCGTATCACGTGCAGGATCCAACGCTATTTTTGAATTTTTAGCACTAAAAAAACCGATGCTGCTTATTCCATTATCAAAGCAAGCTAGCCGGGGTGACCAGATTCTAAACGCCAATTCATTTAAAAAGAGGGGTTATGCAGAAGTCTTAGAGGAAGAGGAACTGGATTCAAACTCTCTGATCGATTCGTTGAAACATTTGCAGGAAAATCGAGAAAAGTTCCAAACGAACATGAGTGCATACCAACCTCAACAATCGAAGGATGAAGTCATCGATTTGATTTTGAAAACAATGAAATAG
- a CDS encoding aldehyde dehydrogenase family protein, which produces MKTYGLYIGGKWTQTDETTEVLNKTKQEPFAKISKASEDDVTKAVDAAKEAFDADLTSPYERYEYLMKVAQLLKENKEDMAQTITHEAGKPIKQARTEVARAVQTLEQSAEEAKRLSGHGVPVEAAPGSENRMAFTIKVPVGVVAAISPFNFPLNLVLHKVAPAIAAGNTVVHKPASATPITALKLAELFEQAGLPKGVLNVVTGSGSEIGKALTNDERVQLFTFTGSAEVGLQIKQNTGMKKLVLELGNNSPVIVDRDVDIKEVAENIAAKGFAFAGQVCISVQRVYVDESIRDEFQNALIEAVKNLNVGDPYDDETDVGPMIGIDEAERAEEWLNEAKEKGAKVLHGGERKDNMLQPTIVTDVDHDMQIVCEEVFAPLVSVIPYDNFEECLKTVNLSKYGLQGGIFTNNIDKAFYAARHMEVGGIMVNDSSQYRVDLMPYGGMKDSGWGKEGPAYSIEEMTEERLIVLNLKNEF; this is translated from the coding sequence ATGAAAACATATGGTCTTTATATAGGCGGAAAATGGACACAAACAGATGAGACAACCGAAGTTTTAAATAAAACAAAACAAGAACCTTTTGCAAAAATATCAAAGGCTTCAGAAGATGATGTAACTAAAGCAGTAGATGCTGCCAAAGAAGCTTTTGATGCTGATTTAACTTCTCCTTACGAGCGTTACGAATATTTGATGAAAGTTGCACAATTGCTTAAAGAAAATAAGGAAGACATGGCACAAACGATTACTCATGAGGCTGGTAAACCGATCAAACAAGCTCGTACTGAAGTGGCCCGAGCTGTACAAACCCTTGAGCAGTCTGCTGAGGAAGCAAAAAGATTAAGTGGACATGGTGTCCCTGTAGAAGCAGCTCCTGGCAGTGAAAATCGAATGGCATTTACTATTAAAGTTCCTGTTGGTGTAGTTGCTGCTATCAGCCCTTTTAACTTCCCACTCAACTTAGTCCTTCATAAAGTTGCACCTGCAATAGCAGCAGGAAATACGGTCGTTCATAAACCAGCAAGTGCGACACCAATTACTGCCTTGAAATTGGCTGAACTATTTGAACAAGCTGGTTTACCAAAAGGGGTATTGAATGTTGTAACTGGTAGTGGTTCAGAAATTGGAAAAGCTTTGACTAACGACGAACGAGTCCAATTATTTACGTTCACTGGAAGTGCAGAGGTCGGGCTTCAGATCAAACAGAATACAGGAATGAAAAAGTTAGTTCTTGAGCTAGGGAATAATTCCCCGGTTATTGTTGATCGTGATGTAGACATAAAAGAAGTGGCCGAAAATATTGCGGCTAAAGGCTTTGCTTTTGCTGGGCAAGTTTGTATTTCTGTGCAACGTGTTTATGTCGACGAATCAATCAGAGACGAATTCCAGAATGCCTTAATTGAAGCGGTTAAGAATCTGAATGTGGGTGACCCATATGATGACGAGACGGATGTCGGACCGATGATTGGTATCGATGAAGCGGAAAGAGCTGAAGAATGGTTGAACGAGGCTAAGGAAAAAGGTGCGAAAGTGTTGCATGGTGGTGAGCGCAAAGATAACATGCTTCAGCCGACGATTGTCACGGATGTTGACCATGACATGCAAATTGTCTGTGAGGAAGTGTTCGCCCCGTTAGTTTCTGTTATTCCATACGATAACTTTGAAGAATGTCTAAAAACAGTCAACCTTTCCAAATATGGTCTTCAAGGTGGAATATTCACCAATAATATCGATAAAGCGTTTTATGCTGCACGCCATATGGAAGTCGGTGGCATTATGGTGAACGATAGCTCTCAGTATCGTGTGGATCTGATGCCATACGGAGGAATGAAGGATAGTGGTTGGGGTAAAGAAGGTCCAGCCTACAGTATAGAAGAGATGACGGAAGAAAGATTAATTGTGTTGAATTTAAAAAATGAATTTTAG
- the odhB gene encoding 2-oxoglutarate dehydrogenase complex dihydrolipoyllysine-residue succinyltransferase, whose translation MKEIKVPELAESITEGTVAEWLVKEGDQVEKGDPVVELETDKVNVEVNSDFSGVIAEVLVEEGDDVEVGDTIAKVDESGEASGSSDSDDSKDEDESKEESKEVSKEEKEDSKEDKKEEKESKDDSEEESKEDSKEDKSDQPVASPATRKRARELGIDLNEIKPKDPVGRISKEDVEAAAKSKSDEGKKKSSKKEDKSADKTEFDKPVERVKMSRRRQTIAKRLVEAQQNAAMLTTFNEVDMSNVMKLRSERKDDFLEKHGVKLGFMSFFTKAVVAALKEFPLVNAEIQGDEIVKKQFYDIGMAVSTEEGLVVPVVRDADRLSFAGIESEIGELAKKARDGKLTLNELQGGSFTITNGGIFGSLNSTPIINAPQVGILGLHKIEKRPMVMDDDSIEVRPMMHIAMSYDHRLIDGREAVQFLVRVKELIEDPYDLLLEG comes from the coding sequence GTGAAGGAAATCAAAGTCCCTGAGTTGGCCGAGTCCATTACTGAAGGTACAGTTGCCGAATGGTTAGTAAAAGAAGGTGACCAAGTAGAAAAGGGAGACCCAGTTGTAGAATTAGAAACAGACAAAGTAAACGTCGAAGTAAATTCAGACTTCTCTGGTGTAATTGCAGAAGTATTAGTTGAAGAAGGCGATGATGTTGAAGTTGGTGACACGATCGCAAAAGTAGACGAAAGCGGAGAAGCTTCAGGCTCTAGTGATAGTGATGACTCTAAGGATGAAGATGAATCTAAAGAGGAATCAAAAGAAGTGAGCAAGGAAGAGAAAGAAGATAGTAAAGAAGACAAGAAAGAAGAAAAAGAATCTAAGGACGATTCCGAAGAAGAATCCAAGGAAGACTCTAAAGAAGATAAATCTGATCAGCCTGTAGCTTCACCTGCTACTCGTAAGCGCGCACGCGAATTAGGAATCGACTTGAACGAAATCAAGCCAAAAGATCCTGTTGGTCGAATTTCTAAAGAAGACGTAGAAGCAGCTGCTAAATCGAAATCTGATGAAGGTAAGAAAAAATCTTCTAAGAAAGAAGACAAATCTGCTGATAAAACAGAATTTGATAAGCCAGTTGAACGAGTGAAGATGTCTCGTCGTCGTCAAACAATCGCTAAGCGTCTTGTAGAAGCACAACAAAACGCTGCAATGTTGACAACATTCAATGAAGTTGACATGAGTAACGTTATGAAGCTACGTAGCGAGCGTAAAGATGACTTCTTGGAAAAACACGGTGTAAAACTTGGTTTCATGTCATTCTTCACTAAAGCAGTTGTAGCGGCACTTAAAGAATTCCCATTAGTAAATGCGGAAATCCAAGGCGATGAAATCGTTAAGAAGCAATTCTATGATATCGGAATGGCCGTATCTACTGAAGAAGGTCTTGTAGTACCGGTTGTTCGCGATGCTGATCGCCTAAGCTTTGCAGGTATTGAAAGTGAAATTGGTGAATTAGCCAAGAAAGCTCGCGATGGTAAACTGACGCTAAATGAACTTCAAGGTGGTTCATTCACAATCACTAACGGTGGTATTTTCGGATCATTGAACTCTACTCCGATTATCAATGCTCCACAAGTTGGTATCTTGGGTCTACACAAGATTGAAAAACGTCCAATGGTTATGGATGACGATTCAATCGAAGTTCGCCCGATGATGCACATTGCGATGTCTTACGATCACCGTCTTATCGATGGTCGTGAAGCAGTACAATTCTTAGTAAGAGTGAAAGAATTAATTGAAGATCCGTACGATTTATTATTAGAAGGTTAA
- a CDS encoding spore germination protein: MKRKSRKRSEDFPTDIKQLESIIKNDFFKDTPDLSTKHFTVNGQPIIVLFINYMIDKNHLYEYILEPLQKKEEQWDLGSLNNEIPVESNQQRTTFQEVGDDLMKGHVAIYIEEMDACVTYPIPRLDKRSLEKAETESLVFGPQVSFTESLQSNLNILHWRLDTPELKVEKFIIGKTIPTEVRLVYLNDIASDENVSEMRKRLEKLAVDDVVESSTLTQMIEDNSYTIFPQFLATELPDRFCYSLKEGRIGVLVDKSPTGIIAPTTFFSYFQSTEDLYTRWSMGTFIRLMRMVAMFLSVILTPLYVAALTFHYEIIPSALLVSLGHSRSRVPFPPLLEALLLEVLIELIREAGARLPTKVGQTMGIVGGIVIGQAIVQAGFTSNILIIIVALSALASFTAPSYLMGSAIRIIRFPVIILAGFWGFIGIAFAIAFLIIHLLKISSLKRPYLSPLYPLQIKDIDNSLLRLPFLLSNKRARSNLPKKLKRFDRPKKS; this comes from the coding sequence ATGAAAAGAAAAAGCAGGAAGAGATCTGAGGATTTTCCTACAGATATCAAACAACTAGAATCAATCATTAAAAACGACTTCTTTAAAGATACTCCAGACCTTTCTACGAAGCATTTCACAGTTAACGGACAGCCTATAATCGTATTGTTCATCAATTACATGATTGATAAAAATCATTTATATGAATATATTCTTGAGCCTTTACAGAAAAAGGAGGAGCAGTGGGATTTAGGATCGTTAAACAATGAAATCCCCGTAGAGAGCAATCAGCAACGCACGACCTTTCAAGAAGTTGGCGACGACCTGATGAAAGGCCATGTCGCCATCTATATAGAGGAAATGGATGCATGTGTCACATATCCTATTCCGCGACTGGATAAGAGATCTCTTGAAAAAGCTGAAACAGAATCACTGGTTTTCGGGCCACAAGTATCTTTTACTGAGTCACTACAGTCAAACTTGAATATCCTTCATTGGAGACTGGATACGCCTGAGTTGAAAGTTGAAAAGTTCATAATAGGAAAAACCATACCCACAGAAGTCAGGCTAGTTTATTTAAATGACATCGCGAGTGATGAAAATGTTTCGGAAATGAGGAAACGTCTAGAAAAATTAGCAGTAGATGATGTAGTTGAAAGTTCGACATTAACCCAGATGATCGAAGATAACTCCTACACCATTTTCCCTCAGTTTCTAGCTACAGAACTGCCCGATCGGTTCTGTTATAGCTTGAAAGAAGGACGTATCGGCGTGCTGGTAGACAAGAGTCCAACTGGGATTATAGCACCAACAACTTTTTTCAGTTACTTTCAATCAACTGAAGACTTATATACACGTTGGAGCATGGGAACTTTTATTCGACTCATGAGAATGGTTGCCATGTTTCTATCTGTCATCTTAACTCCGCTGTATGTAGCTGCTCTAACATTTCATTATGAAATCATACCATCGGCACTTCTGGTATCACTTGGTCACTCACGTTCACGAGTTCCGTTTCCTCCTTTACTAGAGGCCTTGCTTTTGGAGGTTTTAATCGAATTAATTCGGGAGGCTGGGGCTCGATTACCGACAAAAGTTGGTCAGACCATGGGTATCGTAGGTGGTATCGTTATCGGTCAGGCAATCGTGCAGGCTGGATTCACTAGTAATATCTTGATTATCATCGTAGCACTTAGTGCACTTGCCTCCTTCACGGCACCTAGCTACCTGATGGGCTCGGCTATACGTATCATTCGTTTTCCAGTGATAATATTAGCGGGTTTCTGGGGATTTATAGGAATCGCATTTGCGATTGCGTTTTTAATTATTCATCTGTTGAAAATAAGCTCTCTGAAACGACCATATCTATCTCCTTTATATCCGCTTCAAATAAAAGATATAGATAACTCATTATTACGTCTACCATTTTTACTGAGCAATAAACGAGCACGCTCTAATCTACCGAAAAAACTAAAGAGGTTCGATCGTCCGAAAAAATCATGA
- a CDS encoding Ger(x)C family spore germination protein, whose protein sequence is MPKIRKLYMLIFVLVFLTGCVEKNIIEDLGIVTVFGFDKDDEKGLTKATTVIFQFNPDISEASQIIESEGSTFREIKKNANKKSAYKIVAGQLRTVLFGQSVAEEGVFHLLDTLERDASISDKLYVTMTDMSASEVLSASNYEQAPNIGTYIQELLDTAIDEEEMMSSTLHEFLRDYTMAGIDPMIPILGVENGKVYIKEMALFQNDRYVGEFNLDEMFYAQTLMKRIGDGVIEVQLPMEKFKKHLKPHEKIESETFQVVLNQLKSHSDIKLTDSQSLSYDIQLKIKGRLTEMSERVSLNDEKVVRLLEDEICTQIENELYKVIAKTQELKTDVFGFGRIYNSKMRNEQLTSDEWREIYPEINVSISVDTTVNRYGIIQ, encoded by the coding sequence ATGCCAAAAATTCGTAAATTGTATATGTTGATCTTTGTACTTGTGTTTTTAACCGGTTGTGTTGAAAAAAATATTATTGAGGATCTTGGGATTGTGACCGTATTTGGATTTGACAAAGATGATGAAAAAGGATTGACAAAAGCTACTACTGTCATCTTTCAATTCAACCCTGATATTAGTGAAGCGTCACAAATTATTGAAAGTGAAGGCAGTACTTTTAGAGAAATCAAGAAAAATGCCAATAAAAAATCGGCTTATAAAATTGTAGCAGGGCAACTGAGAACAGTTCTTTTCGGACAGTCGGTTGCAGAAGAAGGTGTTTTTCATCTGTTAGACACGCTAGAAAGGGACGCCTCAATCTCGGATAAGCTCTATGTAACAATGACAGACATGAGTGCCTCTGAGGTTTTAAGTGCTTCCAACTATGAGCAAGCCCCGAATATTGGAACATACATTCAAGAATTATTGGACACTGCCATTGATGAAGAAGAAATGATGAGTAGCACATTACACGAGTTTCTGAGGGATTATACGATGGCAGGAATCGACCCAATGATTCCTATATTAGGTGTTGAGAACGGGAAAGTTTATATAAAGGAAATGGCATTGTTTCAAAATGACCGATATGTTGGGGAATTTAACTTGGATGAAATGTTTTACGCTCAAACACTTATGAAAAGAATAGGCGATGGAGTGATAGAAGTTCAATTGCCAATGGAAAAGTTCAAGAAACATTTAAAGCCCCACGAAAAAATAGAAAGTGAAACTTTTCAAGTAGTTCTAAATCAACTCAAAAGTCATTCTGATATTAAATTAACAGATTCACAATCACTTTCCTACGATATTCAATTGAAAATTAAGGGAAGGCTCACAGAAATGAGTGAACGAGTTAGTCTAAATGATGAAAAAGTGGTTCGATTGTTGGAGGATGAAATTTGTACTCAAATTGAGAACGAGTTGTACAAAGTAATTGCTAAAACACAAGAACTCAAGACTGACGTATTTGGATTTGGTAGAATATATAATTCTAAAATGCGAAATGAGCAGCTCACTTCGGATGAGTGGAGAGAAATATATCCAGAAATAAATGTCTCTATCTCAGTCGATACTACAGTAAACAGGTATGGAATCATACAATAG
- a CDS encoding GerAB/ArcD/ProY family transporter, with translation MKESVLVPIDKQIKAAYLFIVIHTMQIGVGLAGFPRIIYMEAKQDSWFVLLLAAILLHIVIFTIVYILNSFKNEDLQGILQNLFGKWIGKIINTIFILYFLSMFLSVFVNYVEFVQVFIFPDLAPWFIGTLLIVLVVYAVHGGLRVAVGTSIIFFFITIWMVFLLIKPITMMEFDHFYPILTTTPEEWLRGVKATSFSVIGFEILWIIYPFISDKHHVQRYSQTAAIFTITLLMYVTVVSIGYFSGTQLEEKIWPVLTLFKILSMSFFERFDILLVALWMFIILPNIILLAWMVTYSINRMTKCKDDYVLIALAIIALITTIFLDERYYVNEFTDLVAQLGIYLGFIFPIALLPIVWIHKKRNNRHAKNS, from the coding sequence ATGAAGGAATCCGTATTAGTTCCAATCGACAAACAAATAAAAGCTGCTTATTTATTTATTGTTATTCATACGATGCAAATAGGCGTCGGCTTAGCAGGATTCCCAAGGATCATTTATATGGAAGCAAAACAAGATAGTTGGTTTGTCCTTCTTTTAGCAGCTATCTTACTTCATATCGTGATCTTCACAATAGTCTATATTTTAAATTCATTTAAAAATGAGGACTTGCAAGGAATTCTGCAAAATCTATTTGGCAAATGGATTGGTAAGATAATTAATACCATATTCATTTTATACTTTTTGAGCATGTTTCTTAGTGTATTCGTCAATTATGTGGAGTTTGTTCAAGTGTTTATTTTTCCTGATTTAGCACCATGGTTCATTGGGACTCTATTGATTGTCCTTGTGGTCTATGCAGTTCATGGTGGTTTAAGAGTTGCTGTTGGAACAAGTATCATCTTCTTTTTCATAACGATTTGGATGGTCTTCTTACTAATTAAACCGATAACGATGATGGAATTCGACCACTTTTATCCCATTCTTACGACAACACCTGAGGAATGGTTGAGAGGGGTTAAAGCTACTTCATTTTCGGTCATTGGATTCGAGATCTTATGGATTATCTACCCCTTCATCAGTGATAAACATCATGTACAGAGATACAGTCAAACAGCGGCCATCTTCACAATTACACTATTGATGTATGTCACTGTAGTCTCTATCGGCTATTTTAGTGGAACTCAACTAGAAGAAAAAATTTGGCCTGTCTTAACACTATTTAAAATATTAAGCATGTCTTTCTTCGAGAGGTTTGATATTCTCCTTGTTGCTTTATGGATGTTTATCATTCTACCGAATATTATCCTATTAGCCTGGATGGTGACATATAGCATTAATCGTATGACTAAGTGTAAAGATGACTATGTGTTAATTGCATTGGCTATTATAGCATTGATCACGACCATATTTTTAGACGAACGTTATTATGTAAATGAATTCACTGATTTGGTCGCTCAACTTGGTATATACCTTGGGTTCATATTTCCCATAGCTTTACTCCCAATTGTATGGATTCATAAGAAAAGGAATAATCGCCATGCCAAAAATTCGTAA
- a CDS encoding NupC/NupG family nucleoside CNT transporter has protein sequence MDILLAIVAIALVLGIAFLMSNDKRNIPVKGIGIMLLIQFALTWFMFNTDIGQTIIIGISNVFSKLIEFGMSGVNFVFGGLAFENPDNPQVFFLNVLLIIVFFATILSVLTHFKILPIIIKYVGGFISKITGLPKIESFNAVNSMFFGQSEALIAIKSQFHRLTDNRLYIVSASAMGSVSASIVGAYMEIIPPQYVLVAIPLNMFSALILASIIAPVKVEDEDDEVDVKNVSQSKSVFEAMANGALDGGRIALIVAAMLIAFLASLEMVNWVIGAVASGWTLEELLGYALAPITFLMGVAPGELVSAGSFMGTKIITNEFVAMSQFMEVSGDLSEKTVGIVSVFLTSFANFSSIGIIAGTVAGIDSEKGKTISSFGMKLLIGATLASILSATIAGMFL, from the coding sequence ATGGATATTTTACTTGCAATTGTTGCAATCGCTTTAGTATTGGGAATTGCTTTCCTAATGTCGAATGACAAAAGAAATATTCCAGTCAAGGGTATCGGGATCATGCTCCTTATCCAATTTGCCTTGACATGGTTTATGTTTAATACAGATATTGGTCAAACAATAATTATAGGTATTAGTAATGTATTTTCTAAATTGATTGAGTTCGGGATGAGTGGTGTCAATTTCGTCTTCGGAGGTTTGGCGTTTGAAAATCCGGATAACCCACAAGTTTTCTTCCTAAACGTATTACTGATCATCGTCTTTTTCGCGACGATTTTGTCAGTACTGACACACTTTAAGATTTTGCCTATCATCATTAAATATGTCGGTGGATTCATTTCAAAAATCACAGGGCTTCCGAAGATCGAATCTTTCAACGCTGTCAACAGTATGTTCTTCGGGCAATCGGAGGCACTAATTGCAATCAAATCACAGTTCCACCGATTAACAGATAATCGATTATACATTGTCAGTGCATCTGCTATGGGTTCTGTATCAGCTTCAATTGTAGGTGCATACATGGAAATCATTCCACCACAATATGTCCTGGTAGCGATTCCACTAAATATGTTCAGTGCCTTGATTTTAGCTTCAATTATAGCTCCAGTTAAAGTTGAGGACGAAGACGATGAAGTAGACGTCAAAAATGTCAGTCAATCTAAAAGTGTTTTTGAAGCGATGGCAAATGGTGCGCTTGACGGTGGGAGAATTGCACTTATTGTTGCTGCTATGCTAATAGCATTCTTAGCTTCTCTAGAAATGGTGAACTGGGTCATCGGCGCAGTAGCTAGCGGATGGACGCTCGAGGAACTACTGGGTTACGCTTTAGCTCCAATTACGTTCTTGATGGGTGTTGCACCTGGAGAACTCGTTTCAGCAGGTAGCTTCATGGGGACTAAGATTATCACTAACGAATTCGTAGCTATGTCTCAGTTCATGGAAGTGAGTGGTGACTTATCTGAGAAGACAGTTGGTATTGTTTCAGTCTTCTTAACAAGTTTCGCGAACTTCTCTTCAATCGGTATCATCGCTGGTACAGTTGCCGGAATTGATTCTGAAAAAGGTAAGACAATCTCTAGTTTCGGGATGAAATTACTAATTGGTGCAACTCTTGCATCGATCCTTTCTGCAACAATTGCAGGTATGTTTTTATAA